In one Candidatus Bathyarchaeota archaeon genomic region, the following are encoded:
- a CDS encoding NADP oxidoreductase produces MKKISTIWLGGCSGCHMSLLDIDEKLIEVIKNARIVKSTPIVDVKDFPQADVGIVEGAVATKEDEENLKKMRGSCKILVAIGDCACFGGITSYRNLFEKEEVLSRVFIESESVEKGKIPQSNFIPPLLEKVKPVNAVVNIDCYIPGCPPNANVILYALKELLAGRIPILPSEMASFE; encoded by the coding sequence ATGAAGAAAATTTCAACTATATGGTTAGGTGGCTGCTCCGGCTGTCACATGTCTTTGTTAGATATAGATGAAAAATTAATTGAAGTAATTAAGAATGCGCGAATAGTGAAATCGACGCCTATAGTTGATGTAAAAGATTTTCCTCAAGCAGATGTAGGCATTGTGGAGGGCGCTGTAGCTACAAAAGAAGATGAGGAAAATTTAAAGAAAATGCGGGGAAGCTGCAAAATTTTGGTTGCTATCGGGGATTGCGCTTGCTTTGGAGGGATAACTTCTTATCGTAATCTTTTTGAAAAGGAGGAAGTTTTGTCTAGGGTTTTTATTGAAAGCGAAAGCGTTGAGAAAGGTAAAATTCCTCAATCCAATTTTATTCCCCCTCTTTTAGAAAAAGTTAAGCCTGTTAATGCTGTAGTTAATATTGATTGTTATATTCCAGGTTGTCCTCCAAACGCTAATGTAATACTTTATGCTCTTAAAGAATTGCTGGCTGGAAGAATACCTATTTTACCTAGCGAGATGGCGAGTTTCGAGTAG
- a CDS encoding Ni/Fe hydrogenase subunit alpha: protein MLKKEMEVPVTRIEGHGKIVVTLNENGSVADAKFIVTQLRGFEKFCEGRLMWEMPVITSRICGICPVSHHLASAKAVDAILGVEIPIPAKKLRLLLHMGQIIQSHALSLFYLSFPDLILGYDYDIEKRNIIGLLEKKPELAKKGIELRKFGQTIIEILAGRRVHPKYAIPGGVSKALKIEDREDLRKQIDEKINDIESCLEIVKSLCLNQEDIPISTYFMGLVNRNNELELYDGNIRVKNQKGEIVEEKLNPINYLSIIGERVEDWSYLKFPYYKKAGFPDGSLRVGPLARLNVADKISTPLAEEEFKEFQKLKENGVVNGVIYYHYARIIEMLYAAENVKNLLEDDDICSKDIWVNSIEIKNSEGIGVIEAPRGTLIHHYWVNENGVITKVNLIVSTVFNNMGMNLAIKEIAVKNIKNLKVNEGILNRMEAAIRCFDPCLSCSTHAIGQMPLTIQIVSVDGKIVKEITRS, encoded by the coding sequence ATGCTTAAAAAAGAGATGGAAGTTCCTGTAACTAGGATTGAGGGGCATGGTAAAATAGTTGTTACGTTAAATGAAAATGGAAGCGTTGCAGATGCGAAATTTATTGTTACTCAGTTAAGAGGTTTTGAAAAGTTTTGTGAAGGTCGATTAATGTGGGAAATGCCTGTAATAACCTCTAGAATCTGCGGTATATGCCCTGTAAGCCATCATTTAGCATCAGCAAAGGCTGTGGATGCAATTTTAGGTGTAGAAATTCCTATTCCAGCGAAAAAATTACGTTTACTGCTTCATATGGGTCAAATAATTCAATCGCATGCTTTAAGCTTATTTTATCTTTCATTTCCAGATTTAATTCTTGGATATGATTATGATATTGAAAAAAGAAATATAATTGGGTTGCTTGAAAAAAAACCTGAATTAGCAAAGAAGGGGATTGAGCTTAGAAAATTTGGTCAAACCATAATTGAAATTTTAGCTGGAAGAAGAGTTCATCCAAAATATGCTATACCTGGGGGAGTTAGTAAAGCGCTTAAAATTGAGGACCGAGAAGATTTAAGAAAACAGATAGATGAAAAAATCAACGATATAGAATCTTGCCTTGAAATTGTTAAATCTTTATGCTTAAATCAAGAAGATATTCCAATATCAACCTACTTTATGGGTTTGGTAAATAGAAATAATGAGTTAGAACTTTATGATGGTAACATTAGAGTAAAGAATCAAAAGGGCGAGATTGTTGAGGAAAAGCTTAACCCAATTAATTACCTATCCATTATAGGTGAGAGGGTTGAAGATTGGTCTTATTTAAAGTTTCCATACTATAAAAAAGCAGGTTTCCCTGATGGTTCATTAAGAGTTGGGCCTCTTGCAAGGCTTAATGTTGCAGATAAAATTTCAACACCTTTAGCTGAAGAAGAATTTAAGGAATTTCAAAAGCTTAAAGAAAATGGTGTGGTTAATGGCGTTATTTACTATCATTACGCTAGAATTATAGAAATGCTTTATGCAGCTGAAAACGTAAAAAATCTTTTAGAGGATGATGATATATGCTCAAAAGACATATGGGTTAACTCGATTGAAATTAAAAATTCTGAAGGAATCGGCGTTATAGAAGCTCCAAGAGGAACGCTTATCCATCACTATTGGGTAAATGAGAATGGGGTTATAACTAAAGTAAATCTTATAGTTTCAACAGTTTTTAACAATATGGGAATGAATCTAGCCATTAAGGAAATAGCGGTTAAAAACATTAAAAACCTTAAAGTTAATGAAGGAATATTGAATCGTATGGAAGCTGCTATAAGATGCTTTGATCCTTGCTTATCTTGTTCAACACATGCCATTGGTCAAATGCCATTAACAATTCAAATTGTATCTGTAGATGGAAAAATTGTTAAGGAAATTACTCGAAGTTAA
- a CDS encoding ATP-binding protein, protein MIRIVKNFRVSVLLASRKLQKIYPYHWSLIFGFHREVEKGKLLEAVVASLIDAKFYWRKGAKEIDFLIKNEKMIPGEVKLSVETKNLLNFMKSFDVKEGLLVHEGRKEGSC, encoded by the coding sequence TTGATAAGAATTGTAAAAAATTTCAGAGTTTCAGTTTTATTGGCTAGCAGAAAGCTACAAAAAATTTATCCCTATCATTGGTCTCTGATTTTTGGATTTCACAGAGAAGTAGAAAAAGGAAAGCTTTTAGAAGCAGTTGTAGCTTCCTTGATTGACGCTAAATTTTATTGGAGAAAAGGAGCTAAGGAAATAGATTTTTTAATAAAGAATGAAAAAATGATTCCTGGTGAAGTTAAGTTATCCGTAGAAACAAAAAATTTGTTGAATTTCATGAAAAGCTTTGACGTTAAAGAAGGATTATTGGTTCATGAAGGAAGAAAAGAAGGATCATGTTAA